Genomic segment of Methanobacterium spitsbergense:
ATGATCAAGGGGCTATAATGGATTATGATCGATGTATAGGATGTAATAACTGTATATCTGCATGTTCTGAATCTATAATTAAACTAAATTATGAAAACATGAACGAATTCATAGAAAAAATGACTGAATATGCATTAGGTGTAGTTAAAAGTAAGAAAGGTAAATTAGGATATATGAATTTTTTGATGAATATAACTCCGGATTGTGATTGTCTTCCTTGGAGTGATAGTCCAATAGTTCCAGATATAGGGATATTAGTATCAGATGATCCTGTAGCGCTAGATGCTGCTAGTTATGATCTAGTAAATCAGCAGATAGGTTTCAAAAATTCAATGCTCCATCATCATTATCTTGAGGGAGAAGATAAGTTTAATGGGGTTTGGGATATGGTGGATGGCCATGTGCAGATTAATTATGGACATAAAATAGGTCTTGGAAACCCTGAATATCAATTAATTGATATTAGCTCAAAAAAATAAACTATTAATTATTAAAGTATTATTTGAGACTTCTTAATTTTTTTAACTAATTTATTGAATATCCCTTAATTTATAAACAAATTTCTTTATAAATTTGGATGTCATTGAATATATGGACTGAAAACCTTCAATCCTACTTTAATTATTAAGTTTTTCGATTTAACTTCAATCACAAATAATAAATAATAAAGAACATTATGTGTTAGATAATGGTGCTATAAATGAAGCTAATCGAGTTATAAATATTTTATAATTAGTTAATAGTAGGAGGATGATTTTATGGATTTTGCTTATGTTTTCTTTTTCCTAACAATATTCGTGGCAATTTTGTATATTTTTATTTCAAAATTTAAAAATAAACCATTAGGTAAAAAGAGAATTGTTGAAATTTTTCTATTAACATTTTTAGTTCTGTCAGTGGGTATTGGTAGTATATGGGCTTTTATTGGGCATTATTTCCTTTCTGCACAAGTCGCTGCCAGTATTGGATGGGCTTCAGGTAATCCATTCCAGCAAGAAGTAGCATTTGCAAATTTAGCAATTGGGGTACTTGGTGTTCTATGTTACTGGTTTAGGGGTAATTTTTGGACTGCAACAGTTATTTCAAGTTCTATATTTTTATTGGGAGATTCGTATGTTCATATTATGAATATGTTTCAATTTGCAAATTATGCACCGGGAAATGCAGGTTCAGTATTGTATATGGATATAATTGGTCCTATTATCATTATAATACTTTTAATTGTTTATAAGGCAATGGAGAAAGAGGCCATTAAAAATTCAATTAAAAGCCTTGAAAATTCCCTTAAAAAGGAATAGGGTTTATTAAATTTTTAATTTGATTAACCTTCATAATAACGGATTAAGGAGTTTGTAGGGATGGCCAATTTTAATAACAAAAAAAGCGTTTGGATGAGTACTAAACGCATTGAAACACTTGTTGATGGCGTTTTTGCTATTGCACTGACTTTACTCGTTTTAAATATTGATGTACCCAATATAGTGGGGTCTGTCACTGATCCAGTGCTCTGGCAGTATATTGTAAATTTGAGTCAGCAGCTTTGGATATATGCTTTTAGTTTTTTATTACTTTCAAGTTTCTGGAGGGCAAATCATCAACAGTTTTTCTTTATTAAAGAGGCAGATAGTAATCTTATTTGGATAACTGTTCTTTGGTTGATGTTTATTGCTTTAGTTCCATTTTCAACAAATTTTGTTAGTAATTATGGTAGCCATTCCATTCCCATGTTTTTCTTTAATTTAAACATGCTTATTATTGGAGTATTCTATATTTTGATCTGGACATATGTTAGTAAAAAGAATTATTTTTATGAAACTGTGGATAAGAAACAATTGAAGTTAATTAATAGGATAAATTATATTCTACCTATAGTTGCACTAGTTGCAATTGGCGTTACATTTGTAAAACCTTCTTGGAGTCCTTATTCATATTTTCTGATTTTTATCTTGAAGATGAATATTAAAAGGATTTAGTTGGCTAGTTGGTGAATATTTTTCTACAGTAGAATAAGATAGGTATATTTTAATTTACGAATTGATAATATTAAGCAAATAATTTCTACTGTAGAATTAATTTATATATATAAGATTAAAATAATTATATGATCTCATAAATAACTAAAAATCAATATTAATTAGTTCTCGGATATTTTTAATAACATAATCTGCAGCATTATAGACTTTTTCCGGAGTTATTTCATTTTGTTGAAGTGTTAAAACTCCCACATCTGCTTCTTCAAGTGCTAATATGTCATTAGAGCTATTACCTACCATCATGACTTTATATTTGCTCTTCAAATCTTTTATAATTTCTTTCTTTCTTCTTGAATTTGCTGTATCAAATACATTTTCTTGAGGTACATTAATGAACTTTGCAAGTTGTTCAAGAGAAGTTTTTCTATCTCCTGAAGCTACAAAAATGTCTATTCCTCTATTTTTAAGTTCATTAATAACAAATGGAACTTCTTTAAAAATTCGTCCCCCGGCTGTTATGGTAAATTCAATTTTACCAGTTTTCATATTTACTATGAAACCTGATCCACTGCATATATGAACATTATATTTTTTTTCTACTACGGAACAATAAGTGTCTTGAACATCACTTATACAAGATTTATCATCTTTAATTGCTTCTAAAAGTTCATCTTTACTAATATCAACTTTAGAATAGCTAATATCAAAGTCTACATCGTTTTTTTTCAGGAAATGTCTGATGGTTTGATGGGGATTTGCTTTATTGATACATTTTGAAGGGTCTGTTTGAAGAACAACCAAGGCACGATTTTCATCACGATCTACAACATCAATAGAAGCAACATTATCACATATGGCTCCAGTTTTAAGATCTTTAATGGCCTTGTAACGCTTTATAAGTGTACCTGAGTTATCGAAGACAACTGCTTTCATTTTTACCATCTCAAAAGTTTATTGTTTCATATTACATAAAACTATTAGGTAATTGATCTAAATTTAAATTTGATTATTAATATAATTTGATAACTAAAATCTTACTAATACTAAATTAAATTAATTTTGGGCATTCAACAAGAAATAAATGCCTAATATCATTAAAAAAATTCCACTAATATTCATTATGAATTTGTAATGTTTTTCAGTCATAATCTGCGATCCTCTGCTAGTGAAAAATGATACTCCACTGAACCAGCTTAAATCCGAAGCCCAGTGTCCTACAAGAAATCCTAAAACACCTAATATTCCTGCAAGTTCCAGTCCTTTAAAAATAAATGCCCATCCAATGGTGGCCCACCATATGAAAAAGAAGGGATTTGAAACACTTGTAAAAAAACCACTTAAAATAGGACCATAATCCTTCGTAATTCCATTATTTTCTTTTAATTCGCTAAGTGAATTGGATGATCTCGTTATTCTAAAACCCATTAACAACATCATAATACCGCCTAAAGTACCAATAAAGAATACAGCAGTACTTGACCCAATGAACCATCCAAGTCCCGCAAATATAAGCAATATTAAGGCTAGTTCTGCAATATAATGTCCGATAACAATCAAAGGCCCAGCAATAAATCCCCTTTTTAGCGAATCTGAAATAGTAACAGTTAACATTGGCCCCGGCACCAAGGCACCGGATAGACCAACTGCAAATGAAGTAATTATAAACAGTAATATTTCAATCAAATTATCAACACCGGTACAAAATAGAATTTGAACTTAAATAAAATAAATAAGATTTTATTTCAGAATTCTAAGAATAATAAATTAAGATAAGAAGGAGTTAACAATCGTTTAAAACCTTCATGATCTCAGACAGATGATAATCAATGGTTTCCATTTGTTCTTTATTGAAAGACTTGGATCTTATTAGGAATCTATAACGTTCAAACACATGGCCCATTTTGTTAAGAACTTCCGTTCTATGTATCTTCTGTTCGTACATTAAACCACCAAATTATAATTAATTTTATACTTTATATACTTATGTCTGATTATCAGTCAAGGAAATTGATATTACTACCTATACCTCTTTCAAGGGCTTTTTCATAGACTTTCCATGCTGTAATAACATCCTGAACAGCTAGTCCCGTTGAGTCAAATATGGTTATATCTTCATCCGAAACTCTACCAGGATTCTTACCAATTATTACATCTCCAATTTTTGCTGAAATATCATCTCTTGTGAGAATACCTTCTGCAACTGGTACATTAATTTCACCACTATGTCTGGCTTGTTCCCAACAATCTATAAATACCTTAGATTTTTTAAGTAATGCAGATTCAAGTTCTTGTTTTCCCGGAGCGTCTGCACCCATTGCATTTATATGAGTTCCTTCGCTTATCCATTCTGCCTTTAAAATAGGTTTATTGGCTGGTGTTACAGTTACAATTACATCGACATCTTTAACAGCTATTTCTGCAGTTTCAACTGCCTTTACATTAATACCAAATCTTTCATTGGCCAATTTAGCGAAATTTTCCCGGGATTTACATGTCCTACAGAAAACTTTGGCATTTTCAATATTCATAACTTCTTTAAGGGCCATTAGTTGGGTAAAAGCTTGTTTACCTGCCCCTATAATTCCCAATGAGGTTGAATCTGACCTTGCCAGATATTTAGTACCAACACCAGCTGCAGCACCAGTTCTCATATTAGTGATCCAAGTACCATCCATAACTGATATAGGAAAGCCAGTTTTTGGATCGAAAAGCTCTATTACGCCCATAACAGTTGGTAAATCATGATCAAGCGGATTACTAGGGTGAACATTAACACATTTAACTCCTGCCTGATCCATATCCTTAACGAAACAAGGCATAATACGCAGATCGCCATTGTATTTTTTAAAAAACAGGTATTTCTTGGCAGGCATCTGAACTCTTCGATTTGCATGCATACTATATGCTGTTTCAACAGATTCAATAACTTCATTCATTTCTATTAGTTGTTTTATTTCACTCTGTTTCAATAGAAGTGTTTCATACATTGTAGCACCTTTCATGAATTTTAATATGATATATGTTTTATATCCAATTTGGGAATTAAATTTCGATTAATATTTTATTTAAATTGACGTTTAATAATCAATAATAGAATTGACTTAATTAAAAATAATGATAGTTTAATTTGTTATGGTGAAAAAAAGTTTAGAATATTATAAAACTTAAATAGGTTACAATATGGAAATCGACGTGAAAAAAAGGTTTTGGGAAGTGGATTCACTCCGTGGTTTGGCAATAATCACAATGATAACATATCATTTCCTTTTTGATATCACATTTTTTGGTGTATACTCTTTTGAAGTTAATTCTGGATTTTTATGGTATTTTGCACGTGCAACTGCATTCACATTTATATTTTTAATGGGTGTTTCATTAACTCTAAGCAATTCAAGATCAATGATAACTGGTGAATACCTCGAAGGAGGAATACTCAAAAAATATCTTAAAAGAGGTCTTAAAATATTTTCATTAGGCCTTCTAATAACATTTGCAACATGGATTTTTATACCCCAAGAGTTTATAATATTTGGGGTGCTCCATTTTATTGGAATATCTATTATTTTGGCTTATCCATTTATAAAACGAAAATATCTTAATTTGATCTTAGGAATATCCATTATTTTACTTGGAATTTATCTTGGAAATTTCATTTTTGATTTCACTTGGTTTATGTGGTTAGGTTTCATACCCAACAATCTTCAAACTGTAGATTACTTCCCATTAATCCCCTGGTTTGGAGTTGTTTTGTTAGGATTATTTTTTGGAGGAATACTATACAAAAATTATCAGAGGCAATTTAATCTTCCTGATCTTTCCAGTAATTATATCATTAGGGGTTTTTCATTTTTGGGTAGAAATTCACTTACCATCTATTTGATACATCAACCAATACTAATAATTCTTTTATATCTTTTAGGAGTAGTTAATATCAATTACATATTTTAATGTTAACTAAGATTTTATTGTCTTATTAACTGATCAAAAATTATAATATTAAAGTAGATTAAAAACAAGAACAAATTAAGAATCACTTTACAAAAAGCAGTAATATTTATATTCTCCCATATTAATTACAGGTGTGACTATGAAACTATTGGATAAGTCAGAATTAATTAAAAATCATGAAATCACGGCATTAGAAAACCTTGAACAATTTTGTAACAATATCGACGCGAACAATGGTCGTTATAATGCCTTTTTAGAAATAAATAAGAATTCAGCAATTGATTGTGCATCAAATATTGATTCAAGAATCAATAACGGTGAAACAGTTGGAAAACTTGCAGGATTGGTTGTTGGAATTAAAAGCAACATCAACGTTGAAGATTTTCACATAACGGCCGCTTCAAGGACCCTGGAAAATTATCTTGGAAGCTATGATGCAACAGTAATACAAAGAATAAAGGAAGAAGACGGAATTATTATTGGAATGACCAATATGGATGAATTTGCTGCAGGAAGTTCCACTGAAACATCATATTTTGGCCATACTGAGAATCCCGTTGCACTTGGCAGGATTCCTGGAGGTTCAAGTGGTGGCAGTGCAGTAGCAGTAGCAGCAGACATGTGCGACTTGGCTATTGGATCTGATACTGGTGGTTCAATTAGAAATCCTGCATCTCATTGTGGATTAATAGGATTTAAACCCACATATGGGATGGTTTCTAGGCAGGGACTTATGGATCTTGCTATGAGTTTCGATCAGATAGGACCTTTTGCAAGAGATCCTGGGGGAGCTGCTCTGATGCTGGAAGTTATTGCAGGTTACGACAAAACAGAGTGCACATCATTGGACTTTAAAATTCCAAACTTCACAAATTCTGTAAAAAACTGTGAAGATTCCATTAAAGGGATGAGGGTAGGTGTAGTAAAACAATTCTTTGATGTGTCCGATGATAAGATAGTCAATATAATTGAAGAATCCATTGATAAAATGAAAGAGATGGGGGCAGAAGTAGTTGAATTAAGCTTCGATTATATTGATTTATGCTTACCTACCTACTACCTCATAAACTATGTCGAGTTTTTCTCTGCAACTAGGAAGTACGATGGAAGGAAATATGGTAACAGAATCGAAGATGTATGTGGCGAAGAAGTTTTGAGAAGGATTCATATGGGTTCTTATATCAGTCAAAAAGAGTTCAGCGGTAAATATTATAAAAAAGCACTACAAGCTAGATCGTTAATTAAAAGAGAGGTTAACAAGCTCATCAATGATGTGGATGTAATGGTTGGTCCAACTGTTCCAA
This window contains:
- a CDS encoding DUF6790 family protein; the protein is MDFAYVFFFLTIFVAILYIFISKFKNKPLGKKRIVEIFLLTFLVLSVGIGSIWAFIGHYFLSAQVAASIGWASGNPFQQEVAFANLAIGVLGVLCYWFRGNFWTATVISSSIFLLGDSYVHIMNMFQFANYAPGNAGSVLYMDIIGPIIIIILLIVYKAMEKEAIKNSIKSLENSLKKE
- a CDS encoding TMEM175 family protein is translated as MANFNNKKSVWMSTKRIETLVDGVFAIALTLLVLNIDVPNIVGSVTDPVLWQYIVNLSQQLWIYAFSFLLLSSFWRANHQQFFFIKEADSNLIWITVLWLMFIALVPFSTNFVSNYGSHSIPMFFFNLNMLIIGVFYILIWTYVSKKNYFYETVDKKQLKLINRINYILPIVALVAIGVTFVKPSWSPYSYFLIFILKMNIKRI
- a CDS encoding HAD family hydrolase; this encodes MKAVVFDNSGTLIKRYKAIKDLKTGAICDNVASIDVVDRDENRALVVLQTDPSKCINKANPHQTIRHFLKKNDVDFDISYSKVDISKDELLEAIKDDKSCISDVQDTYCSVVEKKYNVHICSGSGFIVNMKTGKIEFTITAGGRIFKEVPFVINELKNRGIDIFVASGDRKTSLEQLAKFINVPQENVFDTANSRRKKEIIKDLKSKYKVMMVGNSSNDILALEEADVGVLTLQQNEITPEKVYNAADYVIKNIRELINIDF
- a CDS encoding LysE family transporter, with amino-acid sequence MIEILLFIITSFAVGLSGALVPGPMLTVTISDSLKRGFIAGPLIVIGHYIAELALILLIFAGLGWFIGSSTAVFFIGTLGGIMMLLMGFRITRSSNSLSELKENNGITKDYGPILSGFFTSVSNPFFFIWWATIGWAFIFKGLELAGILGVLGFLVGHWASDLSWFSGVSFFTSRGSQIMTEKHYKFIMNISGIFLMILGIYFLLNAQN
- the ala gene encoding alanine dehydrogenase yields the protein MYETLLLKQSEIKQLIEMNEVIESVETAYSMHANRRVQMPAKKYLFFKKYNGDLRIMPCFVKDMDQAGVKCVNVHPSNPLDHDLPTVMGVIELFDPKTGFPISVMDGTWITNMRTGAAAGVGTKYLARSDSTSLGIIGAGKQAFTQLMALKEVMNIENAKVFCRTCKSRENFAKLANERFGINVKAVETAEIAVKDVDVIVTVTPANKPILKAEWISEGTHINAMGADAPGKQELESALLKKSKVFIDCWEQARHSGEINVPVAEGILTRDDISAKIGDVIIGKNPGRVSDEDITIFDSTGLAVQDVITAWKVYEKALERGIGSNINFLD
- a CDS encoding heparan-alpha-glucosaminide N-acetyltransferase encodes the protein MEIDVKKRFWEVDSLRGLAIITMITYHFLFDITFFGVYSFEVNSGFLWYFARATAFTFIFLMGVSLTLSNSRSMITGEYLEGGILKKYLKRGLKIFSLGLLITFATWIFIPQEFIIFGVLHFIGISIILAYPFIKRKYLNLILGISIILLGIYLGNFIFDFTWFMWLGFIPNNLQTVDYFPLIPWFGVVLLGLFFGGILYKNYQRQFNLPDLSSNYIIRGFSFLGRNSLTIYLIHQPILIILLYLLGVVNINYIF
- the gatA gene encoding Asp-tRNA(Asn)/Glu-tRNA(Gln) amidotransferase subunit GatA, giving the protein MKLLDKSELIKNHEITALENLEQFCNNIDANNGRYNAFLEINKNSAIDCASNIDSRINNGETVGKLAGLVVGIKSNINVEDFHITAASRTLENYLGSYDATVIQRIKEEDGIIIGMTNMDEFAAGSSTETSYFGHTENPVALGRIPGGSSGGSAVAVAADMCDLAIGSDTGGSIRNPASHCGLIGFKPTYGMVSRQGLMDLAMSFDQIGPFARDPGGAALMLEVIAGYDKTECTSLDFKIPNFTNSVKNCEDSIKGMRVGVVKQFFDVSDDKIVNIIEESIDKMKEMGAEVVELSFDYIDLCLPTYYLINYVEFFSATRKYDGRKYGNRIEDVCGEEVLRRIHMGSYISQKEFSGKYYKKALQARSLIKREVNKLINDVDVMVGPTVPKLPHKIGTTLDPLDMYSYDVLTVIANLAGIPAASTPAGDVRGIPVGLQIQSKPLDDAKIIGMMAALDVMD